In Humulus lupulus chromosome 7, drHumLupu1.1, whole genome shotgun sequence, the following are encoded in one genomic region:
- the LOC133792435 gene encoding uncharacterized protein LOC133792435 — protein MADSKIHPATTVTNIKTAIPITLDLESGQYNNWATLFKLHAHAHLVLDHIIPPTEVAAAMMDAETATWKKIDDIVTQWIYSTVSLDILNTIIAPDDEAKDAWNRVVDLFQDNKNTRVVHLETQFTNTHLRDFPNVAAYCQ, from the coding sequence ATGGCTGACTCAAAAATTCATCCAGCCACCACTGTCACGAATATCAAAACAGCCATCCCCATCACTCTCGATCTCGAAAGCGGCCAATACAACAATTGGGCAACTCTCTTCAAGCTCCATGCTCACGCCCACCTTGTACTTGACCACATCATCCCTCCTACGGAAGTTGCCGCTGCGATGATGGATGCCGAAACAGCGACTTGGAAGAAGATCGATGACATTGTCACGCAATGGATTTATAGCACAGTTTCTTTGGATATTCTCAACACTATCATTGCTCCAGATGATGAAGCAAAAGATGCTTGGAACCGTGTAGTGGATTTGTTCCAAGACAACAAGAATACGAGGGTCGTTCACCTTGAAACCCAATTCACCAACACTCACCTTCGAGACTTCCCCAATGTTGCTGCATATTGCCAGTGA